The following are encoded together in the Peromyscus leucopus breed LL Stock chromosome 1, UCI_PerLeu_2.1, whole genome shotgun sequence genome:
- the Ccp110 gene encoding centriolar coiled-coil protein of 110 kDa isoform X3, giving the protein MEEYEEFCEKALARVQEASLSTESFLPAQAESISLIRFHGVAVLSPLLTTERRKAIQQEKQKALDIQTRKQANRKKALLTRVQEILENVQVRKAPNASDFDQWATETIYSNPEVRNLDAPATVPNSLPSPTEHCTSVKLEKITGLWPVGNKDQCNPNGMSLPRDSEGSGSPKRCESPDSRQAENGAAPRLSAESSQETLISDGPLLAKEKLDPSCLPEGTPDPYIMSLQNLMKKSKEYVEREQSRRSLRGSTKRTVSESHSDKENDAAKASDCVKEKALPMPTGRHCGSAIPDKPSLNKSNVLLQGASQASNMGTSVLGSFSKVDLPVGTDSPAVLDAESDFKVIPTLITENKVIKSLTGPYAKLPSPEPSVSPTMHRRRSRPSSACQILINNPVNACELSPKGKEEAGDRVAPADTATTNESEIVPKSPADLAGVCSSKVSAGKIALDTTRDTVVGKTSQVHQALGNQLDNTATVEDAAVEGPFTPDERGVQKVDSTCMAVPTLHELHTTRQCVASQTAEDVCGLKSASMSAKNSCSLQMELNKSYDVKNPSPLLMQTQNSRQQMDTSPVPCGNEQFLDNTFEKVKRRLDLDIDSLQKENCPYIITAGVAEQEREHLPERRYPKGSVCINKNKMLETSPKEGQEILKSKMLAFEEMRKRLEEQHAQQLSLLIAEQEREQERLQREIEEQEKMLREKTATSDVSDSHSTLELEWRKRSGSALLDTMLSQVDLLRTPDNSDFTNSALQYSFGSASEAPFYLWGSLASGVTKLSGTRPFGRAQAKRSQVFSPEIQAKFNKITAVARGFLTRKLMQTDKLKRLRQTVKDTMEFMRSFQSEAPLKRGVVSAQDASLQERVLAQLRAALYGIHDIFFVMDAAERMSILRHDREARKEKLLRQMDKMKSPRVALSAATQKSLDRKKFMKVAEMGMPNKKFLLKQNPSETRVLQPNQGQNAPVHRLLSRQGSICRKNPKKAAKCCDNLRRQHSLG; this is encoded by the exons ATGGAAGAGTACGAGGAATTCTGTGAGAAAGCACTCGCCCGAGTTCAGGAAGCATCACTGTCCACAGAGAGCTTCCTGCCTGCCCAGGCAGAAAGTATCTCACTCATCCGCTTCCATGGGGTGGCTGTGCTTTCTCCACTG CTTACCACCGAGAGGAGAAAGGCAATTCAACAGGAAAAGCAGAAAGCACTTGATATCCAAACAAGAAAGCAGGCCAATAGGAAGAAAGCTTTACTGACTCGGGTCCAGGAAATTCTTGAAAATGTCCAG GTTAGAAAAGCACCGAATGCCAGTGATTTTGATCAGTGGGCGACAGAAACCATTTACTCTAATCCAGAAGTCAGAAACTTGGATGCTCCTGCTACAGTCCCAAACAGCTTGCCAAGCCCCACTGAGCACTGTACTTCAGTAAAGCTTGAAAAGATAACTGGACTTTGGCCTGTGGGTAATAAAGACCAATGTAACCCTAATGGGATGAGCCTGCCTAGAGACTCAGAAGGGTCTGGTTCTCCGAAGCGGTGTGAGAGtccagacagcaggcaggcagaaaatgGAGCTGCTCCAAGGCTCTCTGCAGAGAGCTCCCAGGAGACTCTCATTTCTGATGGCCCCCTCTTAGCAAAGGAAAAACTGGACCCATCGTGTTTGCCTGAAGGCACTCCAGATCCCTACATAATGAGCCTTCAGAATCTAATGAAGAAGTCAAAGGAATACGTGGAAAGAGAACAGTCTAGGCGAAGTCTGAGAGGTAGTACAAAGAGAACTGTTAGTGAAAGCCATTCAGACAAAGAAAACGATGCTGCTAAGGCAAGTGACTGTGTGAAGGAGAAGGCCCTACCCATGCCCACAGGCAGGCACTGTGGCTCCGCCATCCCTGACAAACCAAGCCTTAATAAGTCAAACGTTCTCCTCCAAGGTGCTTCTCAAGCAAGCAACATGGGCACGTCAGTTTTAGGTAGCTTTTCCAAAGTAGATCTCCCCGTAGGAACTGACTCTCCTGCTGTTCTAGATGCCGAGTCAGATTTTAAAGTTATTCCCACCTTGATTACTGAAAATAAAGTTATCAAAAGTCTTACAGGTCCATATGCCAAATTACCTAGTCCTGAGCCAAGTGTGAGTCCCACAATGCATCGAAGGCGTTCTAGGCCATCATCAGCATGTCAGATCCTTATAAATAACCCAGTAAATGCCTGTGAGCTGAGcccaaagggaaaagaagaggcaGGGGATAGAGTCGCTCCAGCTGACACTGCAACAACAAATGAATCTGAAATTGTGCCAAAGTCACCGGCTGATTTAGCGGGAGTTTGTTCCAGCAAGGTTTCTGCTGGCAAAATAGCATTGGACACCACAAGAGATACTGTTGTAGGTAAGACGAGTCAGGTCCATCAGGCCTTAGGAAATCAATTAGACAATACAGCCACTGTTGAGGATGCTGCTGTGGAAGGCCCCTTCACACCCGATGAGCGGGGAGTGCAGAAAGTAGATAGTACTTGTATGGCTGTGCCCACGTTGCACGAACTTCACACCACCAGGCAGTGTGTAGCAAGTCAAACTGCAGAAGATGTGTGTGGACTCAAGTCAGCCAGTATGTCAGCAAAAAACTCCTGCAGTCTACAAATGGAACTGAATAAATCGTACGATGTGAAAAACCCATCTCCCTTACTTATGCAAACCCAGAATTCCAGACAGCAAATGGACACGTCTCCAGTGCCCTGTGGAAATGAACAGTTTTTGGATAACACTTTTGAAAAAGTTAAGCGGAGACTTGATTTAGATATTGATAGTTTGCAAAAAGAAAATTGTCCTTACATTATAACAGCTGGAGTAGCTGAGCAGGAGAGGGAACATCTGCCCGAAAGAAGATACCCGAAGGGATCCGTCTGCATTAACAAGAATAAGATGCTAGAAACTAGCCCTAAAG AAGGCCAGGAGATACTGAAAAGCAAGATGTTAGCTTTTGAAGAAATGCGGAAGAGACTGGAGGAGCAGCATGCCCAGCAGCTGTCACTCCTCATAGCGGAGCAGGAGAGGGAGCAGGAGCGACTGCAAAGG GAAATAGAAGAGCAGGAGAAGATGTTGAGAGAGAAGACGGCTACCTCAGATGTCTCTGACTCGCACAGTACGCTGGAGCTGGAGTGGAGAAAACGAAGCGGTTCTGCCCTGCTGGACACGATGCTGTCCCAGGTGGACTTGCTCCGGACTCCAGACAACTCTG ACTTCACGAATTCTGCCCTACAATATAGCTTTGGCTCTGCAAGTGAAGCACCGTTCTACCTCTGGGGATCCCTGGCCAGTGGCGTGACCAAACTCTCAGGAACAAGGCCTTTCGGAAGGGCCCAAGCTAAACGGTCTCAG GTTTTTAGTCCAGAAATACAAgcaaaatttaacaaaataactGCTGTGGCAAGAGGATTTCTTACTCGTAAACTTATGCAGACAGACAAACTGAAGCGGCTTCGGCAAACTGTGAAA GACACCATGGAATTCATGCGAAGCTTTCAGTCAGAAGCCCCGCTGAAGAGAGGTGTTGTCTCAGCCCAAGACGCTTCCCTTCAGGAACGAGTCTTAGCTCAG TTGCGAGCTGCCCTGTATGGTATTCATGATATCTTCTTCGTAATGGACGCAGCTGAGAGAATGTCAATCCTCCGCCATGATCGAGAAGCCCGCAAAGAGAAACTGCTGAGGCAGATG GATAAAATGAAAAGTCCACGAGTGGCGCTTTCAGCGGCAACACAGAAGTCTCTTGACAGGAAGAAGTTCATGAA GGTTGCTGAGATGGGAATGCCAAATAAGAAGTTCCTGCTTAAGCAAAACCCTTCAGAGACAAG AGTCCTTCAGCCAAACCAAGGACAGAATGCACCTGTTCATAGGCTCCTTAGTAGACAAGG GAGCATATGCAGGAAAAATCCAAAGAAAGCGGCCAAATGTTGCGACAATTTAAGAAGACAGCATTCACTGGGATGA
- the Ccp110 gene encoding centriolar coiled-coil protein of 110 kDa isoform X2 — MEEYEEFCEKALARVQEASLSTESFLPAQAESISLIRFHGVAVLSPLLTTERRKAIQQEKQKALDIQTRKQANRKKALLTRVQEILENVQVRKAPNASDFDQWATETIYSNPEVRNLDAPATVPNSLPSPTEHCTSVKLEKITGLWPVGNKDQCNPNGMSLPRDSEGSGSPKRCESPDSRQAENGAAPRLSAESSQETLISDGPLLAKEKLDPSCLPEGTPDPYIMSLQNLMKKSKEYVEREQSRRSLRGSTKRTVSESHSDKENDAAKASDCVKEKALPMPTGRHCGSAIPDKPSLNKSNVLLQGASQASNMGTSVLGSFSKVDLPVGTDSPAVLDAESDFKVIPTLITENKVIKSLTGPYAKLPSPEPSVSPTMHRRRSRPSSACQILINNPVNACELSPKGKEEAGDRVAPADTATTNESEIVPKSPADLAGVCSSKVSAGKIALDTTRDTVVGKTSQVHQALGNQLDNTATVEDAAVEGPFTPDERGVQKVDSTCMAVPTLHELHTTRQCVASQTAEDVCGLKSASMSAKNSCSLQMELNKSYDVKNPSPLLMQTQNSRQQMDTSPVPCGNEQFLDNTFEKVKRRLDLDIDSLQKENCPYIITAGVAEQEREHLPERRYPKGSVCINKNKMLETSPKGQEILKSKMLAFEEMRKRLEEQHAQQLSLLIAEQEREQERLQREIEEQEKMLREKTATSDVSDSHSTLELEWRKRSGSALLDTMLSQVDLLRTPDNSDFTNSALQYSFGSASEAPFYLWGSLASGVTKLSGTRPFGRAQAKRSQVFSPEIQAKFNKITAVARGFLTRKLMQTDKLKRLRQTVKDTMEFMRSFQSEAPLKRGVVSAQDASLQERVLAQLRAALYGIHDIFFVMDAAERMSILRHDREARKEKLLRQMDKMKSPRVALSAATQKSLDRKKFMKVAEMGMPNKKFLLKQNPSETRVLQPNQGQNAPVHRLLSRQGAPKTSVKGVVQTRQKPSQSRAPNRAPVSGAYAGKIQRKRPNVATI, encoded by the exons ATGGAAGAGTACGAGGAATTCTGTGAGAAAGCACTCGCCCGAGTTCAGGAAGCATCACTGTCCACAGAGAGCTTCCTGCCTGCCCAGGCAGAAAGTATCTCACTCATCCGCTTCCATGGGGTGGCTGTGCTTTCTCCACTG CTTACCACCGAGAGGAGAAAGGCAATTCAACAGGAAAAGCAGAAAGCACTTGATATCCAAACAAGAAAGCAGGCCAATAGGAAGAAAGCTTTACTGACTCGGGTCCAGGAAATTCTTGAAAATGTCCAG GTTAGAAAAGCACCGAATGCCAGTGATTTTGATCAGTGGGCGACAGAAACCATTTACTCTAATCCAGAAGTCAGAAACTTGGATGCTCCTGCTACAGTCCCAAACAGCTTGCCAAGCCCCACTGAGCACTGTACTTCAGTAAAGCTTGAAAAGATAACTGGACTTTGGCCTGTGGGTAATAAAGACCAATGTAACCCTAATGGGATGAGCCTGCCTAGAGACTCAGAAGGGTCTGGTTCTCCGAAGCGGTGTGAGAGtccagacagcaggcaggcagaaaatgGAGCTGCTCCAAGGCTCTCTGCAGAGAGCTCCCAGGAGACTCTCATTTCTGATGGCCCCCTCTTAGCAAAGGAAAAACTGGACCCATCGTGTTTGCCTGAAGGCACTCCAGATCCCTACATAATGAGCCTTCAGAATCTAATGAAGAAGTCAAAGGAATACGTGGAAAGAGAACAGTCTAGGCGAAGTCTGAGAGGTAGTACAAAGAGAACTGTTAGTGAAAGCCATTCAGACAAAGAAAACGATGCTGCTAAGGCAAGTGACTGTGTGAAGGAGAAGGCCCTACCCATGCCCACAGGCAGGCACTGTGGCTCCGCCATCCCTGACAAACCAAGCCTTAATAAGTCAAACGTTCTCCTCCAAGGTGCTTCTCAAGCAAGCAACATGGGCACGTCAGTTTTAGGTAGCTTTTCCAAAGTAGATCTCCCCGTAGGAACTGACTCTCCTGCTGTTCTAGATGCCGAGTCAGATTTTAAAGTTATTCCCACCTTGATTACTGAAAATAAAGTTATCAAAAGTCTTACAGGTCCATATGCCAAATTACCTAGTCCTGAGCCAAGTGTGAGTCCCACAATGCATCGAAGGCGTTCTAGGCCATCATCAGCATGTCAGATCCTTATAAATAACCCAGTAAATGCCTGTGAGCTGAGcccaaagggaaaagaagaggcaGGGGATAGAGTCGCTCCAGCTGACACTGCAACAACAAATGAATCTGAAATTGTGCCAAAGTCACCGGCTGATTTAGCGGGAGTTTGTTCCAGCAAGGTTTCTGCTGGCAAAATAGCATTGGACACCACAAGAGATACTGTTGTAGGTAAGACGAGTCAGGTCCATCAGGCCTTAGGAAATCAATTAGACAATACAGCCACTGTTGAGGATGCTGCTGTGGAAGGCCCCTTCACACCCGATGAGCGGGGAGTGCAGAAAGTAGATAGTACTTGTATGGCTGTGCCCACGTTGCACGAACTTCACACCACCAGGCAGTGTGTAGCAAGTCAAACTGCAGAAGATGTGTGTGGACTCAAGTCAGCCAGTATGTCAGCAAAAAACTCCTGCAGTCTACAAATGGAACTGAATAAATCGTACGATGTGAAAAACCCATCTCCCTTACTTATGCAAACCCAGAATTCCAGACAGCAAATGGACACGTCTCCAGTGCCCTGTGGAAATGAACAGTTTTTGGATAACACTTTTGAAAAAGTTAAGCGGAGACTTGATTTAGATATTGATAGTTTGCAAAAAGAAAATTGTCCTTACATTATAACAGCTGGAGTAGCTGAGCAGGAGAGGGAACATCTGCCCGAAAGAAGATACCCGAAGGGATCCGTCTGCATTAACAAGAATAAGATGCTAGAAACTAGCCCTAAAG GCCAGGAGATACTGAAAAGCAAGATGTTAGCTTTTGAAGAAATGCGGAAGAGACTGGAGGAGCAGCATGCCCAGCAGCTGTCACTCCTCATAGCGGAGCAGGAGAGGGAGCAGGAGCGACTGCAAAGG GAAATAGAAGAGCAGGAGAAGATGTTGAGAGAGAAGACGGCTACCTCAGATGTCTCTGACTCGCACAGTACGCTGGAGCTGGAGTGGAGAAAACGAAGCGGTTCTGCCCTGCTGGACACGATGCTGTCCCAGGTGGACTTGCTCCGGACTCCAGACAACTCTG ACTTCACGAATTCTGCCCTACAATATAGCTTTGGCTCTGCAAGTGAAGCACCGTTCTACCTCTGGGGATCCCTGGCCAGTGGCGTGACCAAACTCTCAGGAACAAGGCCTTTCGGAAGGGCCCAAGCTAAACGGTCTCAG GTTTTTAGTCCAGAAATACAAgcaaaatttaacaaaataactGCTGTGGCAAGAGGATTTCTTACTCGTAAACTTATGCAGACAGACAAACTGAAGCGGCTTCGGCAAACTGTGAAA GACACCATGGAATTCATGCGAAGCTTTCAGTCAGAAGCCCCGCTGAAGAGAGGTGTTGTCTCAGCCCAAGACGCTTCCCTTCAGGAACGAGTCTTAGCTCAG TTGCGAGCTGCCCTGTATGGTATTCATGATATCTTCTTCGTAATGGACGCAGCTGAGAGAATGTCAATCCTCCGCCATGATCGAGAAGCCCGCAAAGAGAAACTGCTGAGGCAGATG GATAAAATGAAAAGTCCACGAGTGGCGCTTTCAGCGGCAACACAGAAGTCTCTTGACAGGAAGAAGTTCATGAA GGTTGCTGAGATGGGAATGCCAAATAAGAAGTTCCTGCTTAAGCAAAACCCTTCAGAGACAAG AGTCCTTCAGCCAAACCAAGGACAGAATGCACCTGTTCATAGGCTCCTTAGTAGACAAGG AGCCCCTAAGACATCAGTGAAGGGGGTTGTGCAAACTAGACAGAAGCCTTCACAGAGCAGAGCGCCTAACAGAGCGCCCGTGTCAG GAGCATATGCAGGAAAAATCCAAAGAAAGCGGCCAAATGTTGCGACAATTTAA
- the Ccp110 gene encoding centriolar coiled-coil protein of 110 kDa isoform X1, whose product MEEYEEFCEKALARVQEASLSTESFLPAQAESISLIRFHGVAVLSPLLTTERRKAIQQEKQKALDIQTRKQANRKKALLTRVQEILENVQVRKAPNASDFDQWATETIYSNPEVRNLDAPATVPNSLPSPTEHCTSVKLEKITGLWPVGNKDQCNPNGMSLPRDSEGSGSPKRCESPDSRQAENGAAPRLSAESSQETLISDGPLLAKEKLDPSCLPEGTPDPYIMSLQNLMKKSKEYVEREQSRRSLRGSTKRTVSESHSDKENDAAKASDCVKEKALPMPTGRHCGSAIPDKPSLNKSNVLLQGASQASNMGTSVLGSFSKVDLPVGTDSPAVLDAESDFKVIPTLITENKVIKSLTGPYAKLPSPEPSVSPTMHRRRSRPSSACQILINNPVNACELSPKGKEEAGDRVAPADTATTNESEIVPKSPADLAGVCSSKVSAGKIALDTTRDTVVGKTSQVHQALGNQLDNTATVEDAAVEGPFTPDERGVQKVDSTCMAVPTLHELHTTRQCVASQTAEDVCGLKSASMSAKNSCSLQMELNKSYDVKNPSPLLMQTQNSRQQMDTSPVPCGNEQFLDNTFEKVKRRLDLDIDSLQKENCPYIITAGVAEQEREHLPERRYPKGSVCINKNKMLETSPKEGQEILKSKMLAFEEMRKRLEEQHAQQLSLLIAEQEREQERLQREIEEQEKMLREKTATSDVSDSHSTLELEWRKRSGSALLDTMLSQVDLLRTPDNSDFTNSALQYSFGSASEAPFYLWGSLASGVTKLSGTRPFGRAQAKRSQVFSPEIQAKFNKITAVARGFLTRKLMQTDKLKRLRQTVKDTMEFMRSFQSEAPLKRGVVSAQDASLQERVLAQLRAALYGIHDIFFVMDAAERMSILRHDREARKEKLLRQMDKMKSPRVALSAATQKSLDRKKFMKVAEMGMPNKKFLLKQNPSETRVLQPNQGQNAPVHRLLSRQGAPKTSVKGVVQTRQKPSQSRAPNRAPVSGAYAGKIQRKRPNVATI is encoded by the exons ATGGAAGAGTACGAGGAATTCTGTGAGAAAGCACTCGCCCGAGTTCAGGAAGCATCACTGTCCACAGAGAGCTTCCTGCCTGCCCAGGCAGAAAGTATCTCACTCATCCGCTTCCATGGGGTGGCTGTGCTTTCTCCACTG CTTACCACCGAGAGGAGAAAGGCAATTCAACAGGAAAAGCAGAAAGCACTTGATATCCAAACAAGAAAGCAGGCCAATAGGAAGAAAGCTTTACTGACTCGGGTCCAGGAAATTCTTGAAAATGTCCAG GTTAGAAAAGCACCGAATGCCAGTGATTTTGATCAGTGGGCGACAGAAACCATTTACTCTAATCCAGAAGTCAGAAACTTGGATGCTCCTGCTACAGTCCCAAACAGCTTGCCAAGCCCCACTGAGCACTGTACTTCAGTAAAGCTTGAAAAGATAACTGGACTTTGGCCTGTGGGTAATAAAGACCAATGTAACCCTAATGGGATGAGCCTGCCTAGAGACTCAGAAGGGTCTGGTTCTCCGAAGCGGTGTGAGAGtccagacagcaggcaggcagaaaatgGAGCTGCTCCAAGGCTCTCTGCAGAGAGCTCCCAGGAGACTCTCATTTCTGATGGCCCCCTCTTAGCAAAGGAAAAACTGGACCCATCGTGTTTGCCTGAAGGCACTCCAGATCCCTACATAATGAGCCTTCAGAATCTAATGAAGAAGTCAAAGGAATACGTGGAAAGAGAACAGTCTAGGCGAAGTCTGAGAGGTAGTACAAAGAGAACTGTTAGTGAAAGCCATTCAGACAAAGAAAACGATGCTGCTAAGGCAAGTGACTGTGTGAAGGAGAAGGCCCTACCCATGCCCACAGGCAGGCACTGTGGCTCCGCCATCCCTGACAAACCAAGCCTTAATAAGTCAAACGTTCTCCTCCAAGGTGCTTCTCAAGCAAGCAACATGGGCACGTCAGTTTTAGGTAGCTTTTCCAAAGTAGATCTCCCCGTAGGAACTGACTCTCCTGCTGTTCTAGATGCCGAGTCAGATTTTAAAGTTATTCCCACCTTGATTACTGAAAATAAAGTTATCAAAAGTCTTACAGGTCCATATGCCAAATTACCTAGTCCTGAGCCAAGTGTGAGTCCCACAATGCATCGAAGGCGTTCTAGGCCATCATCAGCATGTCAGATCCTTATAAATAACCCAGTAAATGCCTGTGAGCTGAGcccaaagggaaaagaagaggcaGGGGATAGAGTCGCTCCAGCTGACACTGCAACAACAAATGAATCTGAAATTGTGCCAAAGTCACCGGCTGATTTAGCGGGAGTTTGTTCCAGCAAGGTTTCTGCTGGCAAAATAGCATTGGACACCACAAGAGATACTGTTGTAGGTAAGACGAGTCAGGTCCATCAGGCCTTAGGAAATCAATTAGACAATACAGCCACTGTTGAGGATGCTGCTGTGGAAGGCCCCTTCACACCCGATGAGCGGGGAGTGCAGAAAGTAGATAGTACTTGTATGGCTGTGCCCACGTTGCACGAACTTCACACCACCAGGCAGTGTGTAGCAAGTCAAACTGCAGAAGATGTGTGTGGACTCAAGTCAGCCAGTATGTCAGCAAAAAACTCCTGCAGTCTACAAATGGAACTGAATAAATCGTACGATGTGAAAAACCCATCTCCCTTACTTATGCAAACCCAGAATTCCAGACAGCAAATGGACACGTCTCCAGTGCCCTGTGGAAATGAACAGTTTTTGGATAACACTTTTGAAAAAGTTAAGCGGAGACTTGATTTAGATATTGATAGTTTGCAAAAAGAAAATTGTCCTTACATTATAACAGCTGGAGTAGCTGAGCAGGAGAGGGAACATCTGCCCGAAAGAAGATACCCGAAGGGATCCGTCTGCATTAACAAGAATAAGATGCTAGAAACTAGCCCTAAAG AAGGCCAGGAGATACTGAAAAGCAAGATGTTAGCTTTTGAAGAAATGCGGAAGAGACTGGAGGAGCAGCATGCCCAGCAGCTGTCACTCCTCATAGCGGAGCAGGAGAGGGAGCAGGAGCGACTGCAAAGG GAAATAGAAGAGCAGGAGAAGATGTTGAGAGAGAAGACGGCTACCTCAGATGTCTCTGACTCGCACAGTACGCTGGAGCTGGAGTGGAGAAAACGAAGCGGTTCTGCCCTGCTGGACACGATGCTGTCCCAGGTGGACTTGCTCCGGACTCCAGACAACTCTG ACTTCACGAATTCTGCCCTACAATATAGCTTTGGCTCTGCAAGTGAAGCACCGTTCTACCTCTGGGGATCCCTGGCCAGTGGCGTGACCAAACTCTCAGGAACAAGGCCTTTCGGAAGGGCCCAAGCTAAACGGTCTCAG GTTTTTAGTCCAGAAATACAAgcaaaatttaacaaaataactGCTGTGGCAAGAGGATTTCTTACTCGTAAACTTATGCAGACAGACAAACTGAAGCGGCTTCGGCAAACTGTGAAA GACACCATGGAATTCATGCGAAGCTTTCAGTCAGAAGCCCCGCTGAAGAGAGGTGTTGTCTCAGCCCAAGACGCTTCCCTTCAGGAACGAGTCTTAGCTCAG TTGCGAGCTGCCCTGTATGGTATTCATGATATCTTCTTCGTAATGGACGCAGCTGAGAGAATGTCAATCCTCCGCCATGATCGAGAAGCCCGCAAAGAGAAACTGCTGAGGCAGATG GATAAAATGAAAAGTCCACGAGTGGCGCTTTCAGCGGCAACACAGAAGTCTCTTGACAGGAAGAAGTTCATGAA GGTTGCTGAGATGGGAATGCCAAATAAGAAGTTCCTGCTTAAGCAAAACCCTTCAGAGACAAG AGTCCTTCAGCCAAACCAAGGACAGAATGCACCTGTTCATAGGCTCCTTAGTAGACAAGG AGCCCCTAAGACATCAGTGAAGGGGGTTGTGCAAACTAGACAGAAGCCTTCACAGAGCAGAGCGCCTAACAGAGCGCCCGTGTCAG GAGCATATGCAGGAAAAATCCAAAGAAAGCGGCCAAATGTTGCGACAATTTAA